The Flavobacteriales bacterium genome contains the following window.
GATGACACAGATGCTGAAACTCCTCGGTCTGTGCGCGCTCGTTGCGTGCGCCGATGACCAATGGGATGATTGTATCACCAGCACAGGCCCCACCGTTCAGCAGGAGCGTGAGGTGAGCGATTTCCACACCATCGAACTAGGCGCGAAGGTGGACGTGCTGCTGACGCAGGACAGCGTGAACAGCATCGTGGTGGAGGGCGGCCGCAACCTGCTCGGGCAGACGGAGACGAGCATCAGCGGAGGCGTGCTCACGATCAACAGCAACATGACGTGCAACTGGGTGCGCAACCTTGAGCAACGCGTCACCGTGCACGTGCACTGCAAGGAACTCCGGCAGGTCACCTTCACCGGCAGCGGCGATGTGCGCTGCAAGAACATGCTCAACGTGCCGACCTTCCGGGTGGAGCAACGCCAAGGCAGCGGCACGCTGAACCTGAACGTTACCGCCGACACCATTTGGTATGGCCTGCACACCGGTCCAGGCAACGTGGTGGCCACCGGCTCGGCCGATGTGCTCTACCTGTACTCCAGCGGCTACGGGCACATCGACGCGCGCAACCAGCCCAGTCGCGAAAGCCATTGCAACAACAGCGGCAGCGGCGACTTCCGCACGGCGCCCACCGATGTGCTCTACGCAGCCGTGCGCGATGCCGGCGACATCCACTACTACAGCACGCCCACGTTCGGTGTCTTCATAGAGGATACGGGAAGCGGGTCAGTGGTGCAGGGGGATTGACGGCAAGAAGCACCTATGAAACCGCGTTCCACAACCATGCGCCGCTTGTTTTATGTGCCCGGTCTCTTGAGCCTTGTCGTGCTTGCGCCTTCGCTGATGTGGTTCTTGAACAGCAAGGAGGTCTGGGTCGAGGAGCGGTGCATACAGATGACCTTTCCGACGGAGGCCGCCACCAAGGAGGACTCAGCACAAATGCCCGGGAGATGGAACCTTCCGGAACGCAATTGGATCGAACTGCACTTCTCTGGCGGGCTCGGAGAGAGCCGAGCTATGCTAGATGAGTTCGACCGCCACGCACGAGACCTTGTAAGGAAGCAGGACACAGTCAATGGCTTGCACGTCACGCTGGCGCGAAACATCAAATGGGAGACGGTGATCGCGGCAGTGGACATCCTAGAATACGATTCGATCAGAGCCTGGATGGTTGACGAACAAGACATCACGGCGTTCTACCTACAGGCCGCAGCAATCTCCGATCCTGCCGAAGCCTTCGGCGTTATTGAGCACGACCTAAGCTTCTGTGGATACGACTACGATCCTCCGCCGAGCTTCTATGACCGCATACTTGATCGCGCTTTCGGGCCCTTCCTTGCATTAAAAGAGTCACCGATGGTGCTTTGGCCAATTGCTATCGCCTTGCTCGCCCTTTTGCTCAGCACCGCTTGGTGGCTGGTCGGCCGAACCAGAAACAACCTCCCATGAAACGCCGAAGCCCCCCGACAAGTCAGGGGGCTTCGTTGCGTAGTTGAGTAATGCTCAGGCCTGGGCAGCCGGTCCCCCGAAGTTCATCGGGATCTGCGGCATTTCCGTGTCCTTGATGGCGCCGTGCGTCTGCTCGTACTTGCCGATGTTGTCGGCCAGTGCGCGCATGAGCCGCTTGGCGTGCTGGGGCGTGAGCAGGATGCGCGAACGCACCTTGGCCTTGGGCACACCGGGCATCACCCGGATGAAGTCCAGTACGAACTCCGAGTTGCTGTGGGTGATGATGGCCAGGTTGCTGTAGATGCCATCGGCCACCTCCTCGCTGATCTCGATGTTCAGCTGGTTGCCTTTCGGTTTTTCGTTCGCGTCCATTGCTCAGGTGTCTTCATCCCGATCCTTCGGGATCAGGCTTCGGTCATCTCGGTGCGGGCCTCCATGGCAGCAAGGTCGTCCTTGTTGCCTACGATGTTCTTCTGGAAGCGGCGCGTGCCGGTACCCGCAGGGATGAGGTGACCAACGATCACGTTCTCCTTCAGGCCGAGCAGGAAGTCCTCCTTCGCGCTCACAGCAGCCTCGTTCAGCACCTTGGTCGTCTCTTGGAACGACGCAGCGCTGATGAAGCTCTCCGTTTGCAGCGATGCGCGGGTGATACCCTGTAGCATGATGCGGGCCGTTGCGGGCTTCGCATGGCGGGCCTCAACCGGTTTGGCATCCTTGCGCTTCAGGGCACTGTTCTCGTCGCGTAGCTTGCGCGCGGTCACCATCTGGCCCTCCTTCATCGTGGCGCTGTCGCCGGCGTTCGTCACCACCATCTTCTCGTAGATGGCGTCGTTCTCGGACATGAATTCCGTCTTGTTCACGCTCTGGCGCTCCAAGAAGCGGGTGTCTCCGGGATCCTCGATCTCCACCTTGCGCATCATCTGGCGCACGATCACCTCGAAGTGCTTGTCGTTGATCTTCACGCCCTGCATGCGGTACACCTCCTGCACCTCGTCCACCAGGTACTCCTGCACGCGGGTGGGGCCTTGGATGTCCAGGATGTCCATGGGGCTGATGCTGCCGTCGCTCAGCGGAGCGCCTGCCTTGATGAAGTCGTTCTCCTGCACCAGGATGTGCTTGCTCAAGGGCACCAAGTAGGTCTTGCGCTCGCCGGTGCGGCTCTCCACGTTGATCTCGCGGTTACCGCGCTTGATCTTGCCGTATGACACGATACCGTCGATCTCGCTCACCACGGCCGGGTTGCTCGGGTTACGGGCTTCGAAGAGCTCCGTTACGCGGGGCAGACCACCGGTGATGTCACCGCCTTTGCCGCTCATGCGCGGGATCTTCACCAGCACGTCGCCGGCCTCCACTTTGTCGCCCTCCTTCACCATGATGTGGGCGCCAACGGGCAGGGAGTAGCTCTTCAGCTCTTCCTTGCTCTTCACGTCCATGATCTTGATGGTCGGGTTCTTCCGCTTGTCGCGGCTTTCCACGATCACCTTCTCGGTGAAGCCCGTTTGCTCGTCGATTTCTTCGCGGTAAGTAACGCTCTCCTCGATGCTCTCGAACTCCAGCTTACCCGTGAGTTCGCTGATGATCACCGCGTTGTAGGCGTCCCATGTGCAGATGACGTCGCCCTTCTTCACGTTCTGGCCGTTCCTCGTGTAGAGGAATGCGCCGTACGGGATCACGCTCGTGGTGAGCACGATGCCCGTGTTGTTGTCCACGATGCGCATTTCGGTGCTGCGGCTGATGACCACTTCAGCGTCCTCGCCTTTGCGGTCCTTGCGCTTCACCGTGCGCAGTTCGTCGATCTCCAGTTTGCCATCGTACTTGGCCTTCACCTCGCTCTCCTCGGTGATCTTGCCTGCCACACCACCAACGTGGAACGTACGCAGTGTGAGCTGTGTACCTGGTTCACCGATGGACTGCGCGGCTATGACACCCACGGCCTCGCCGATGTGCACCATGCGCCCGGTCGCGAGATTGCGGCCGTAGCACTTCACGCACACGCCCTTCTTCTGCTCGCAGGTAAGCACGCTGCGGATCTCCACCTCTTCGATGGGGCTCGCCGCAATGGCCTTGGCAACGTCCTCGGTGATCTGCTCACCGCTGTTCACCAGCAGTGCGCCGGTTTGCGGATGGTATACATCGTGCACCGCGCAACGGCCGAGGATGCGGTCGTGCAGGGATTCCACGATCTCCTCGTTCTTCTTCAGCGCAGTGGCCACCAGACCGCGGAGCGTGCCGCAATCCTCGTTGTTGATGATCACGTCCTGCGCCACGTCCACCAGACGACGGGTCAGGTAACCGGCGTCGGCGGTCTTCAGTGCGGTATCCGCAAGACCCTTACGGGCACCGTGGGTGCTGATGAAATACTCCAGGATGGACAGGCCCTCCTTGAAGTTCGAGAGGATCGGGTTCTCGATGATGTCCTGGCCACCGCCACCACCGCTCTTTTGCGGCTTGGCCATCAGGCCACGCATGCCGCTGAGCTGGCGGATCTGCTCCTTGCTACCACGTGCGCCACTGTCCATCATCATGTAGATGGAGTTGAAGCCCTGGCGGTCGGAAGCGATATGGTCCATCAACGCTTTGGTCACACGGCTGTTGGTGTGTGTCCAGATGTCGATGACCTGGTTGTAGCGTTCGTTGTTGGTGATGAGGCCCATGTTGTAGTTGCCCATCACCTCGTCCACTTCGGCCTGCGCCTTCTTCACCAGTGCATCCTTCGCGGCAGGCACAACTACGTCGTCCAGGTTGAAGGAAAGACCGCCCTTGAAGGCGATGTTGAAGCCGAGTTCCTTGATATCGTCGAGGAACTGCGCTGCCTTTGCCGTGCCGCACTCCTTCAGCACCATGCCGATGATGTCGCGCAGGGCTTTCTTGGTGAGCAGCTCGTTGATGTAACCCACTTCGTCGGGCACCACTTCGTTGAAGAGCACGCGGCCAACGGTGGTCTCGACGATCTCGCCCTTGCCGGTCTTGGGGTTGTGCCAACGCACCTTCACCCAAGCGTGCAGGTCCACCTGGCCTTCGTTGTAGGCGATGGTCACCTCTTCTGGGCTGTAGAACGTACGGCCCTCGCCCTTCATGGTGCGCTCGGCGTCGCTCTTGCGGCCCTTGGTGATGTAGTACAGGCCAAGCACCATGTCCTGGCTCGGTACCGCGATGGGCGCACCGTTGGCAGGGTTCAGGATGTTGTGGCTGGCGAGCATGAGAAGCTGAGCCTCCAGGATAGCGGCATGGCCCAGGGGCACGTGCACGGCCATTTGGTCACCGTCGAAGTCAGCGTTGAACGCGGTACAAACGAGCGGGTGCAACTGGATGGCCTTGCCTTCGATCAGTTTGGGCTGGAAGGCCTGGATACCGAGGCGGTGCAGCGTTGGTGCGCGGTTGAGGAGCACGGGGTGGCCCTTCAGCACGCTTTCCAGGATGTCCCACACCACGGGCTCCTTCTTGTCCACGATCTTCTTGGCGCTCTTCACCGTCTTCACGATCCCCCGCTCGATGAGCTTGCGGATGATGAACGGCTTGAAGAGTTCAGCGGCCATGTCCTTGGGCAGACCGCACTCGTGCAGTTTCAGTTCTGGACCCACCACGATCACGGAACGCGCGCTGTAGTCCACGCGCTTACCGAGCAGGTTCTGGCGGAAGCGGCCCTGCTTGCCCTTGAGCGAATCGCTCAGTGACTTCAAAGGGCGGTTGCTCTCGCTCTTCACGGCGCTGCTCTTGCGGCTGTTGTCGAACAGGCTATCTACGGCCTCCTGGAGCATGCGCTTCTCGTTGCGCAGGATCACCTCGGGGGCCTTGATCTCCACCAAACGCTTCAAGCGGTTGTTGCGGATGATCACGCGGCGGTAGAGGTCGTTCAGGTCCGACGTCGCGAAGCGGCCACCGTCCAGGGGCACCAGTGGACGCAGCTCGGGCGGGATCACGGGCACCACCTTCACGATCATCCATTCGGGCTTGTTCTCGCGGCGGCTGTTGGCATCGCGGAAGGCCTCAACCACGTTGAGGCGCTTGAGCGCTTCGTTCTTGCGCTGCTGGCTGGTCTCGGTGTTGGCCTTGTGGCGCAGGTCGTAGCTCAGGCTGTCGAGGTCCAGGCGGCGCAGCAGTTCGTTCAAGGCTTCAGCACCCATGCGGGCGATGAACTTGTTCGGGTCGCTGTCATCCAAGTGCTGGTTGTCGCGGCCGATCTGCTCCTGCGCGTCCAGGTATTCTTCTTCGGTGAGGAAGTCGAGGAACTGGATGGGCGCACCTTCCTTGTTCTTGGCAGTGCCGGGGCCGGCGCTGATCACCACGTAACGCTCGTAGTAGATGATCTGGTCGAGCTTCTTGGTGGGCAGGCCCAACAGGTAGCCGATCTTGTTCGGGAGCGAACGGAAGTACCAGATGTGCGCCACCGGAACGGTGAGGCTGATGTGGCCCATGCGCTCGCGGCGCACTTTCTTCTCCGTCACTTCCACACCGCAGCGGTCGCACACGATCCCCTTGTAGCGGATGCGCTTGTACTTGCCGCAGTGGCATTCGAAATCCTTGACCGGTCCGAAGATCCGCTCGCAGAACAAGCCATCGCGTTCGGGCTTGTAAGTGCGGTAGTTGATCGTTTCCGGCTTGATCACTTCGCCATGGCTACGCTCCAGGATCTGCTCCGGGCTCGCCAGGCTGATGACGATCTTGTTGAAGTTGCTGTTCAGCTTGATGTCCTTCTTCATGTCAGGCAGCTGTTGAACGATCAGTTGACGGCGTTTTCGGTGTTCTCCAGGCTCACGTTCAGGTTGAGGCCACGGAGCTCGTGCAGCAGCACGTTGAAGGATTCGGGGATGCCCGGTGCCGGCATGGGTTCGCCTTTCACGATGGCTTCGTAAGCCTTCGCGCGGCCCATGACGTCGTCGCTCTTCACGGTGAGGATCTCCTGCAGGATGTTGGCGGCACCGAAGGCCTCCAGCGCCCACACTTCCATCTCACCGAAACGCTGACCACCGAACTGGGCCTTACCACCGAGCGGCTGCTGGGTGATGAGGCTGTATGGCCCGATGGAGCGGGCGTGCATCTTGTCGTCCACCATGTGCGCCAGCTTGATCATGTAGATCACGCCAACGGTCGCGGGTTGGTGGAAGCGCTCGCCGGTGCCACCGTCGTAGAGGTGCACCTTTCCGCTGCGGGGGACACCGGCCTCGTCCGTCTCGCGGTTGATCTCGTCGTTGGTCGCACCATCGAAGATCGGGGTGGCGTATTTGCGGCCCAGCTTCAGACCGGCCCAACCGAGCACGGTCTCGTAGATCTGGCCCAGGTTCATACGGCTCGGTACGCCCAGCGGGTTGAGCACGATGTCCACCGGTGTTCCATCCTCCAAATAAGGCATGTCGGCATCGCGGACGATGCGGGCAACGATGCCCTTGTTCCCGTGGCGGCCGGCCATTTTGTCACCGATGCTCAGCTTGCGCTTCGCTGCCACGTAAACCTTGGCAAGCTTCACGATACCAGCGGGCAGCTCGTCGCCGATGCTCACCTGGAACTTCTTGCGCTTGTAGGCACCGCCCACGTCGCTATACCGGATGTTGTAGTTGTGGATCAGCTGGCGGACGTGCTCGTTGGTCTTCTTCTCGCTCGTCCATTCGGTGGGGTCCACGGTCACGTAGTCGATGCCCAACAGCACCTTCTGCGTGAACTTGGTCCCCTTCTTCACCATCTCCTCCTTGTACTTGTTGAAGATGCCGTTGCTGCTGAGCCCGCCCACGAGCTTCATCAGCTTCTCCACCAGCAGCTCCTTCAGGTCGTTGAGCTCCTTGAACTCTTCTTTCTCGATGCGCTCGATGATCTCCTTCTCGTTGCCCTTGCTCTTCTTGTCTTTGATGGCACGGCTGAAGAGCTTCTTGTCGATGACGATGCCCTTGGTGCTGGGGGGCGCTTTAAGTGAAGCATCCTTCACATCACCGGCCTTGTCACCGAAGATGGCGCGGAGCAGTTTCTCCTCAGGGCTCGGATCGGTCTCCCCTTTCGGCGTGATCTTGCCGATGAGGATGTCGCCCTCGTTGATCTCGGCACCGATGCGGATCAGGCCGTTCTCGTCGAGGTCTTTGGTAGCGTCCTCCGATACGTTCGGGATATCCGCCGTGAGTTCCTCGAGGCCGCGCTTGGTGTCGCGCACCTCCATGGTGTACTCGTCGATGTGGATGGAGGTGAAGATGTCCTCGCGGCTCACGCGCTCGCTGATCACGATGGCATCCTCGAAGTTGTTGCCCTTCCACGGCATGAAAGCCACCACGAGGTTGCGGCCGATGGCCAGCTCGCCGTCCTGGGTGCTGTAGCCTTCGCACAGGATCTGGCCCTCGGTCACCTTGTCGCCCTTGCGCACAACAGGGCGCAGGTTCATGCAGGTGCTCTGGTTGGTCTTCAGGAACTTGGTGAGCTTGTACTCCTTCTCGTCACCATCGAAGCTTACGGTGCGCTCCTCCTCGGTGCGCTTGTAGTCCACCACGATGCGGTCGGCGTCCACAAGCTTCACGGTGCCTTCACCTTCGGCGGTTAGCAGCACACGGCTGTCGCGGGCCACGCGCTCTTCCAGGCCGGTGCCCACGATCGGGCTCTCGGGCCGCAGCAGCGGCACGGCCTGGCGCATCATGTTCGAGCCCATCAGCGCACGGTTCGCGTCGTTGTGCTCAAGGAAGGGGATCAGGCTTGCGGCGATGGAAGCGATCTGGTTCGGCGCAACGTCCATCAAGTGCAGCTCTTTCGGCTCCACCACGGGGAAGTCGCCCATGAGGCGGGCCTTCACACGGTGGCCGTCGAACGTGCCGTCGTCCTTCACTATCGCGTTCGCTTGCGCGATCATCTTGTTGTCTTCTTCCTCAGCGGTGAGGTAAATGACATCGCTCTTCATGTCCACCTTACCGTCCTTCACGTGGCGGTAGGGCGTCTCGATGAAGCCCAGGTTGTTGATCTTGCTGTACACGCAAAGCGAGCTGATCAGACCGATGTTCGGTCCTTCAGGCGTCTCGATGGTGCAGAGGCGGCCGTAGTGCGTGTAGTGCACGTCACGGACTTCGAAGCCTGCTCGTTCACGGCTCAGACCACCGGGTCCGAGTGCGCTCATACGACGCTTGTGGGTGATCTCGGCCAGCGGGTTCGTCTGGTCCATGAACTGGCTCAACTGGTTCGTTCCGAAGAACGAGTTGATCACCGAGCTCAGCGTCTTGGCGTTGATCAGATCGGTAGGCGTGAACACCTCGTTGTCGCGCACGTTCATACGCTCACGGATGGTGCGGGCCATACGGGCCAAGCCCACGCCGAACTGGGCGTGCAACTGCTCGCCCACGGTACGCACACGGCGGTT
Protein-coding sequences here:
- a CDS encoding DUF3467 domain-containing protein, which translates into the protein MDANEKPKGNQLNIEISEEVADGIYSNLAIITHSNSEFVLDFIRVMPGVPKAKVRSRILLTPQHAKRLMRALADNIGKYEQTHGAIKDTEMPQIPMNFGGPAAQA
- the rpoC gene encoding DNA-directed RNA polymerase subunit beta' yields the protein MKKDIKLNSNFNKIVISLASPEQILERSHGEVIKPETINYRTYKPERDGLFCERIFGPVKDFECHCGKYKRIRYKGIVCDRCGVEVTEKKVRRERMGHISLTVPVAHIWYFRSLPNKIGYLLGLPTKKLDQIIYYERYVVISAGPGTAKNKEGAPIQFLDFLTEEEYLDAQEQIGRDNQHLDDSDPNKFIARMGAEALNELLRRLDLDSLSYDLRHKANTETSQQRKNEALKRLNVVEAFRDANSRRENKPEWMIVKVVPVIPPELRPLVPLDGGRFATSDLNDLYRRVIIRNNRLKRLVEIKAPEVILRNEKRMLQEAVDSLFDNSRKSSAVKSESNRPLKSLSDSLKGKQGRFRQNLLGKRVDYSARSVIVVGPELKLHECGLPKDMAAELFKPFIIRKLIERGIVKTVKSAKKIVDKKEPVVWDILESVLKGHPVLLNRAPTLHRLGIQAFQPKLIEGKAIQLHPLVCTAFNADFDGDQMAVHVPLGHAAILEAQLLMLASHNILNPANGAPIAVPSQDMVLGLYYITKGRKSDAERTMKGEGRTFYSPEEVTIAYNEGQVDLHAWVKVRWHNPKTGKGEIVETTVGRVLFNEVVPDEVGYINELLTKKALRDIIGMVLKECGTAKAAQFLDDIKELGFNIAFKGGLSFNLDDVVVPAAKDALVKKAQAEVDEVMGNYNMGLITNNERYNQVIDIWTHTNSRVTKALMDHIASDRQGFNSIYMMMDSGARGSKEQIRQLSGMRGLMAKPQKSGGGGGQDIIENPILSNFKEGLSILEYFISTHGARKGLADTALKTADAGYLTRRLVDVAQDVIINNEDCGTLRGLVATALKKNEEIVESLHDRILGRCAVHDVYHPQTGALLVNSGEQITEDVAKAIAASPIEEVEIRSVLTCEQKKGVCVKCYGRNLATGRMVHIGEAVGVIAAQSIGEPGTQLTLRTFHVGGVAGKITEESEVKAKYDGKLEIDELRTVKRKDRKGEDAEVVISRSTEMRIVDNNTGIVLTTSVIPYGAFLYTRNGQNVKKGDVICTWDAYNAVIISELTGKLEFESIEESVTYREEIDEQTGFTEKVIVESRDKRKNPTIKIMDVKSKEELKSYSLPVGAHIMVKEGDKVEAGDVLVKIPRMSGKGGDITGGLPRVTELFEARNPSNPAVVSEIDGIVSYGKIKRGNREINVESRTGERKTYLVPLSKHILVQENDFIKAGAPLSDGSISPMDILDIQGPTRVQEYLVDEVQEVYRMQGVKINDKHFEVIVRQMMRKVEIEDPGDTRFLERQSVNKTEFMSENDAIYEKMVVTNAGDSATMKEGQMVTARKLRDENSALKRKDAKPVEARHAKPATARIMLQGITRASLQTESFISAASFQETTKVLNEAAVSAKEDFLLGLKENVIVGHLIPAGTGTRRFQKNIVGNKDDLAAMEARTEMTEA
- a CDS encoding DUF2807 domain-containing protein, with the protein product MLKLLGLCALVACADDQWDDCITSTGPTVQQEREVSDFHTIELGAKVDVLLTQDSVNSIVVEGGRNLLGQTETSISGGVLTINSNMTCNWVRNLEQRVTVHVHCKELRQVTFTGSGDVRCKNMLNVPTFRVEQRQGSGTLNLNVTADTIWYGLHTGPGNVVATGSADVLYLYSSGYGHIDARNQPSRESHCNNSGSGDFRTAPTDVLYAAVRDAGDIHYYSTPTFGVFIEDTGSGSVVQGD
- the rpoB gene encoding DNA-directed RNA polymerase subunit beta; translation: MSIKKNKRIDFGSNKLSKEYPDFLDIQLESFEDFFQIDTLPENRSNEGLFKTFMENFPITDTRNQFVLEFLDYFIDPPRYSIDECIERGLTYSVPLKAKLKLYCTDPEHEDFETIVQDVYLGQIPYMTPKGSFVVNGAERVVVSQLHRSPGVFFGQSRHANGTKLYSARVIPFKGSWIEFATDINGVMYAYIDRKKKLPVTTLLRAIGFESDKQILEIFGLADEIKVTKAAIKESVGRKLAARVLKTWVEDFVDEDTGEVVSIERNEVLIDRETIIEEHHVDQILESGAKTVILHKKEINAADYALIYNTLQKDTSNSEKEAVEVIYRQLRNAEPPDIETARGVIDKLFFSEQRYDLGEVGRYRINKKLGLESELSVRVLTKEDIISIIKFLIELVNVKADVDDIDHLSNRRVRTVGEQLHAQFGVGLARMARTIRERMNVRDNEVFTPTDLINAKTLSSVINSFFGTNQLSQFMDQTNPLAEITHKRRMSALGPGGLSRERAGFEVRDVHYTHYGRLCTIETPEGPNIGLISSLCVYSKINNLGFIETPYRHVKDGKVDMKSDVIYLTAEEEDNKMIAQANAIVKDDGTFDGHRVKARLMGDFPVVEPKELHLMDVAPNQIASIAASLIPFLEHNDANRALMGSNMMRQAVPLLRPESPIVGTGLEERVARDSRVLLTAEGEGTVKLVDADRIVVDYKRTEEERTVSFDGDEKEYKLTKFLKTNQSTCMNLRPVVRKGDKVTEGQILCEGYSTQDGELAIGRNLVVAFMPWKGNNFEDAIVISERVSREDIFTSIHIDEYTMEVRDTKRGLEELTADIPNVSEDATKDLDENGLIRIGAEINEGDILIGKITPKGETDPSPEEKLLRAIFGDKAGDVKDASLKAPPSTKGIVIDKKLFSRAIKDKKSKGNEKEIIERIEKEEFKELNDLKELLVEKLMKLVGGLSSNGIFNKYKEEMVKKGTKFTQKVLLGIDYVTVDPTEWTSEKKTNEHVRQLIHNYNIRYSDVGGAYKRKKFQVSIGDELPAGIVKLAKVYVAAKRKLSIGDKMAGRHGNKGIVARIVRDADMPYLEDGTPVDIVLNPLGVPSRMNLGQIYETVLGWAGLKLGRKYATPIFDGATNDEINRETDEAGVPRSGKVHLYDGGTGERFHQPATVGVIYMIKLAHMVDDKMHARSIGPYSLITQQPLGGKAQFGGQRFGEMEVWALEAFGAANILQEILTVKSDDVMGRAKAYEAIVKGEPMPAPGIPESFNVLLHELRGLNLNVSLENTENAVN